Below is a window of Quercus robur chromosome 6, dhQueRobu3.1, whole genome shotgun sequence DNA.
GTGCAACTGCTTTGTCAGTGCTGCTCTCAAGCCATGCATCAAAGCATATCTGTGATGGTAGTGCTGTTTTATGGATGTCAGCCAAAATCAGAGGAAGCAGAAATATGTTTTGCTTTCATAAATCATCAGTGATCATGAACGCTTCGGATTGAGAGTGGGGGTTCTAGCACCATCCCTCTGGATATAAGGTCGTCGTTTAGGAACAAAACAATAACAGTTATATCGTCATGAAAATGGCGTCGAACCTTCTTATCAATTTTGCGAAGATCTGAATATCTCATTTCTCGTTTTCTTGCTGCTTCTTGTAGGGCAGCCTTGACAAGCCTTTTAGCACTTCCCTGCATTCAAGAAGCTAATGAGCACAATAGGATTCAAGACAAGCATAACTACCCCAACAATCTCATATGACATATGGAAATAAACATTAGCAAATGAGTAAAATTGAATCAAGCTTTTCTATTGTAGCTTAGTGGAATTGCCTGGATCTTCCCACAAGGAGAACCTAAGTTCAAATCCTCCATCCCCCACTCGTTCGTTTGCAAGtggggcaaaaaaaaaagaaaaaaaaaatcatgcagcAGCATTTCCATGGTTAATATTAACAGCACAGCATTAAAGCATGGCTAAACATTCACCCAAAACCCCCGCAATAGGCTCTAATGGCAATACAAATTGGAAGCTAGCTTATCAATACAACAACTATATTTTCATCTTTCAAGAAGTAGGGGGATTTATAATAACTGCAGGTTCATAGCATTAATAAAATGCACAGAAGAAATCAGTCAGCTCAATCATCAATGACTAAATGATTCACAAGAAGcatgtaaaccaaaaaaaatattataatggTCAAAACAGCTCATACACTCACATGTGTTGACAGCATGCTGAATGTAGCAAGAAATCAAGTTAAAGGAAGATTAATTATGAACCTGGGCATCAGAAAACATAGTTAACAGAATACTACAAGATCACATATGAATGAGCATATGAAATTGCAATCAAGCAGAGAGAGACtgaagtaaaatttaaattgtcaaccaaaaataatattggCACATACATCATGAGAGCATGTGATCATGATGATTCCAATACTTATTTCCAGTAGACCTCTAGCTTGATTAAGAATATCCCAATCAGTCAACAATCAAACTAGCACCAAATAcagaattaaacaaaaatattagatTATACAGGACAAACTCTTACTGCTCGTGGATGACTGTGGACAATATCCACAGCTTTTTCATTGCTCAAGTGTTCCCATAGACCATCTGATGCAAATATAAGGAAAGAATCATTTGGTTGGAGTTGATGCGAAATAATAGTTGGGGTGGCAGACATGATTGGCATGTCCATTGGCTCAGGAAGTCTAAATTTTGCATTAATTGGTTCTCTGTTATACTGGGCATGTTTCATATATACATCGCCTATAGATCTTGAAACCTGCATCAAGCACAACAGTAAAGTCAGTGACAAGTGTTGCTAAAACTTGAAGAGCGATAATGGTCAAATTATACAAATTAGAATAGTTGCTAGAACTTGCGAAAAATAACGATAAAAAACACAGTTGTTTCCAAGAATTGATACTAATgcagaataaaaaaattataaaaccgtTCTGGATTTTCTGCACAACTAAAACTAAATTCTATAAACCAAATGATACACTGGAGATTACAAGCAACCCTTATGCACACTCTAATACAATAGGTTCTTAAATGGATATTACAAAATCCAGCATAACCTGAATAATGCCTTTTACTCTCCAAACTCCATGCTTAAGGACAACGATTTGAGGATCATCAGGGTGTAACTCCTTAAGCTCCTGCCTGATATCCTCAAAGTTTGCATTGTGCTCTGTTGATAACTGTATGGCAGCAATTCCACCAGTGTTGCCAACTTTCTTGCCCAACACAACGCGGGAATCTCCAAGGTTTGCCACAAAAAGAGTCCGCTGAAATATAACTCCAACCAGACAGCATGACCCAACAGTTGCCATATTGGGTTGAGTACTCCATAACTCCGATACACGAGCAGTAAACCCTTCCTCCGTTTGGAGGAAAGCTCTCTGGATGGTATCAGCTGTCACAACTCCCCTCGCCTCAGCTAATGTTGCTGCATAAACACAAAGCCTAAGATAGCCAACATAAGAAAGAGTCTCCCTCTCTATCAAAAActgaataaacaaaaacaaccaccaagccttagtcccaaaatttttgagatcGACTATTGATCCCCAATAAAGTCATACTCTTTATTACTGCCTTAATTGACATGTAACATTTTACTACTCCTATCAATGTTATTTTTGGCcttctctacaaattttttttttttcacttcctTAACTTAAATCAAATTGCTCATTTTTTAGAGCTGTGTATGAACCACTCCCAACATGACCAAACATATCAAGCGAAAACTAAACAAACAGAATAttcgtttttaattttttaaaaaaggcatAAACCCAATAAACAAATTCTGGGGCTGTAGAGTTTAGACAGGTTAAATTCTTAAAACATTCTTCCACTAACTTTTAAAGAAGGAAAAGTACTTCCTAAAACACACAATAATCAAAGAGAACCACACATTTGTACAGTAAAAGTTCTCTTTTCAACTGTATGAGATAGATACTTCCCATTTCGcaatctaaaatttcaaaagctccccattaaaaaaaaaaaaaaaacacaactttATCAAAAGCTCACGAAAAAGCAAATtgatcacacacacacagaattCACTAATAACAAACAGTTCAAAACCACGAAATCACACAAAATTGaacattcctctctctctctttccctttcttAATCACATGGATATAGGTTTAAGACGTGGCGAATTGGAAaccacaaaaccctaaaacagagaGTTTCTATATAGGGCTTCGAAATCACGAACCTTGGAAATGATTGAACATGTTATCGCAGACGTAGCGAGCGGCCTCGGGGCCACCGTGACCGTCGTAGACGCCGACGAAGGTACCGAATTGACCGGACTCGATCTGGAAATGGTCTTCGAGGATGAGGTTGGCTTGGACGACGGCCAGGGAGAAATCTCCCGTGGCGTACTTTCCGATATCGCGGTACCAAAGCAATCCATCTCTTCCGACGAAATTGGTTGCTCCGATCACACCGATTTGATCGAGTCTCTCACCGTCGTGCTGCCCGAATGGCCTCCAGCACAGAGAGAGCAGATTCATCAATGCCTGAAGCATCCCACATCTCTCAAAAACCCTAACCCCAACTCGAACTTCAGAACCTTCttcaatcttcttcttcttctttgaattCAAAATCGGAATCGGAATCGGAATCGAAGTGGTTCTCCAAGTttgacagagagagagagagagagagagagagagaggagagggaaAAGGAAACCCTAGGTTTTATAAAGTAGTGGGAGGGGGGTGCGCACGTTAGCAGAGGGAGATTGGGGGATGGTTGTGTTCGGTGGTAGAGGAACAGGGGAGGGAAACGCTCATTCTCTTTGTGGGGGAGAGAAAAAATGGTGTGggggaagagaaagaaagcgAGAAACCCTTTTTGTTGTGTAGGGTCttgttattttttcaataatgcaagttggtttttttgtttttgttttttcccatctctccctctctctctctctttcatttttcttttcttttctttttttgagatttcACATTTTCTAatagccactttttttttttctttgttttggaattatttttgttgtttctgTTTTGTACTACGAACAAGGTGGGTCTCATTGAGCGTATGCATATTCTTGCTTAATTTCATTCGAGATGGTAAGCTCATTGATTTGGAGCATGACATAAGTCCAAATTCTAAGTTCAATCCATtacaccatatatatatatatataaaagggttTTTCGAATTATCTAATGGGCAACAAATAGAATTGTTTGACCAAAAATCAAGAGACcattttcttatattaaaaaaaaaaaaggtatatacTTTTGTTTTCTCATTGTATGTAAGACtcataaaattggtgtgtaaaccattttctcacatttggtagGCATTAGATTAGACTCTAtccattgaatttttattttatgtaatggtTATATGTGATGTGTAACGACACTTACATAGATGTGGGTCATGAGATCCACATGTTGTGAGAGACCATTGTATAAAGCAGTTCTATAAGATAATTTTCCTAGTGCAACTATGCCACTATTCTTTGTCTGCATTTGTAATCTTCTTTGATGAATTAAAATGTAGAGTACTTGGCAATTGGCAAATtgatggaagaagaagaaggcaagatTTAGCTTTGATGGGCAGGCTGAAAGGTGGAAGTTAGGCATGGAAGATTTTTGAGATGGAATTGGGCGGATTGATTTTCTCTAGCTAAAGGCTGCAGCAAGCTCATTGGAGCTATAATGTGAATGATTTAGCTTTCATGGAAGTTAGGCCAGAAACATTTCTGATTCGGGTTAATGTCGTTTTCGCTGCATGTTCATTGCCCTTGAAGTTATTGCCTGCCTGAGGTAGTACAAATGGGTTTTAAAGGTTTTTTCAGACCAAATGGAGATTAGGTGATTAGTATAAAGGCAAAGAGGGAGGTTTGATTGCAATATTCATCTTAAAATATGGATGAAAGTCAACCTTAGCGATTCAAAGGTTTCGAGTGGATCACTAATTCTTAAATTTCCAACTATATTATATGTAATCGTATAGGAGGAGGAGCATGCTCTACGATGATATCATCATGCCACCTTTGAAGGAAAATAATCTCATCCATTTACTTTGAAATGGGGGGAGGCTTTATTTTATAATGATatgaaaatgtaatattttaccAATTCAAAGACATGCATAGtgatacattattttaaatctATTTCCAACATACCAGgaatgataattatttttgaattgtgtGACATCATTTATATTTagatttatcaaatatttattcCTAAAGCTTACATGTTAAACACTTTTAGTTCCCTAATTTCCAAATGAGTGTTTTTAATCCATAATAAGTTTCAAGAACATGCTCTATTAGTCATTTTGTGTACATGACTAACAAAGCATTGTGGTTTACTTTTAATGACATGATAtctaactttttattaaaaaattacacataGTGTTAAATGTTCCGTCTTTTCTTCCCTCTCTTTGCCTTCCATGATTAACTTTGACACTAATAACACAAGAACCTTTATAGCTCAATAGTTGTCTGTTCTCCTTATAAGGTGAACTACATTTTGAATCCCTCATTTCTAatgttgtaactattgaattaaaaaaaaaaaaaatagcatctAGAACAAGTACAAGATGATTCATAACTAAAAGGTTTTTCATCATGGTGTCTTTAAATTCAAACAACATTTAAGAGGTTTAAAATAGagagttgaaattaaaattacttATGCAAAATGACTCCATTGATGAAATTGCAATACAATCCATTGCATGAACTCCAAATTATCATAGGTTCCAGTTAGCTCCACTGATAAAGTCTCtcatggttgaataagagatttggggttcaatcctcgcttacaccaaaaactgattggtatctggtctgatgataaagagttattgtCAGAAGTAGACGCTATAGGTTggaactctaaaaaaaaaaaaaaaaaaaaaaaaactctaaactatgtaaaacaaaaatttaaagaaactCTAATTCTGAAAAATGATACATCTAATAGATAAGGATGAAgtcaaaaaaagtaaaatatccaaatttacaataaacaaatggaaaaaagaaacaattaaaaaaaaaaaaaaaaagaccttagTTAGAGACTTCCTAAAGAACCTTGTAGTTTTGGATGATATCATACTTGTTAGTTGTTACGGCGTCAAAGTTGACCAAGtaacacaaagagagagaagaaaaggtAGACAAAATTAGATGCCGGCCAAGTAGATGgcatgtcattaaaaaaaagtaacattaCTCTATTAGCCACATACACAAGAAAGTTAATGAAACTAAACAAAAGGATCAATGAAGCTCGTTTTTAAAACTTTAGTGACTTATCACTCATTTGAAACATAAGGACTAAAATCACTCATTGTGTAAACTTTAGAGACTAATAATGTATTTTAGTCAATATTAAACTTTCACCTTAAAAGAGACCTCTACATTTCAAAGCAAATAATTAGAAAGCCTAGCTAAGTGATTCATATTTCAATTGAGGCTCTAATAGAACATAAAAGTACATCACCTAACTCAAAAATTGTGTGTATGAATTTATGCCCTATTATGCTATGTTACTAGTTTAAATATTTTCATCTATTTGAGACTTCTACTCATACGTGTATATCTAAAAATGGTTTTTTCATAACGTCTTTTATATTATCAGAAGTTAACAACTATATATATGATGGCTTGAACCATTGGGATTCTGGCACCACCTCTAAACCTGAAATGGAGTACATGGCTATTTGCATCATGGTTAAAGTATAATTGATATTTTCTGCCGGTTTACCAAATTTTATGAGTTTTGGTTTTAATGGgtttataattttatgatattttCTGCCGCTTTCACACTTTACATAATGAAAAACTTACTTGCATCAATATAAGTTGGATAATATAATACTCGACAAGAATCCTTGCTTGATCAACCAATTACAATTGTTAACTACCTTACAGTACTCTTCAGGCTAAGGGCAGACTGCTTCTAAAGATACAACCTAAGATGTTGATTCAAATGATCTGCGTATATATTCTCATTTCTTCTTGTAATCTACTTCTATGATTTGCAAGTTCTTGGCGACATTTGAACAATTTATCTCTATCCAATTTTACCATCAAGACAATTCCACTTGTTACCCCTTAATACtgacatatatttattttgtgataTGTCATCCGTAGAACCCATGCTGATGTGGCTTTTATTTATGAACATAAATtataatacccaaaaaa
It encodes the following:
- the LOC126688894 gene encoding probable protein phosphatase 2C 42 isoform X1, with protein sequence MLQALMNLLSLCWRPFGQHDGERLDQIGVIGATNFVGRDGLLWYRDIGKYATGDFSLAVVQANLILEDHFQIESGQFGTFVGVYDGHGGPEAARYVCDNMFNHFQATLAEARGVVTADTIQRAFLQTEEGFTARVSELWSTQPNMATVGSCCLVGVIFQRTLFVANLGDSRVVLGKKVGNTGGIAAIQLSTEHNANFEDIRQELKELHPDDPQIVVLKHGVWRVKGIIQVSRSIGDVYMKHAQYNREPINAKFRLPEPMDMPIMSATPTIISHQLQPNDSFLIFASDGLWEHLSNEKAVDIVHSHPRAGSAKRLVKAALQEAARKREMRYSDLRKIDKKVRRHFHDDITVIVLFLNDDLISRGMVLEPPLSIRSVHDH
- the LOC126688894 gene encoding probable protein phosphatase 2C 42 isoform X2 gives rise to the protein MLQALMNLLSLCWRPFGQHDGERLDQIGVIGATNFVGRDGLLWYRDIGKYATGDFSLAVVQANLILEDHFQIESGQFGTFVGVYDGHGGPEAARYVCDNMFNHFQATLAEARGVVTADTIQRAFLQTEEGFTARVSELWSTQPNMATVGSCCLVGVIFQRTLFVANLGDSRVVLGKKVGNTGGIAAIQLSTEHNANFEDIRQELKELHPDDPQIVVLKHGVWRVKGIIQVSRSIGDVYMKHAQYNREPINAKFRLPEPMDMPIMSATPTIISHQLQPNDSFLIFASDGLWEHLSNEKAVDIVHSHPRAVHN